A segment of the Sanyastnella coralliicola genome:
TAGATTTCTAATTAAGCGCCACCTTCACCATCGCCTCCAACTCCTCCATCTGATAAGGTTTAGGAATGAAGTAATCCACATGTCCTTTCTCGATGAGTTCTGGGATGACTACGGGGTCCATGTAGCCGCTGAGGAGGATGACGGGGATGTCTGGATGAGTTGATTTGAGCTCTTTGATAAAATCTAAACCGAGCTCTTTTTGTAATATGAAATCGGAAATAACGAGGTGTACATCGCCTTGACCCATGACTGATTTCGCCTGGGCGATAGATCCCACCGTTTCAACATCGTAGTCGCGACGAAGGGCCGCTTTGACGATGAGACGGTTGGTCTCTTCATCTTCAATGTACAGTATGCGC
Coding sequences within it:
- a CDS encoding response regulator, translating into MKLRILYIEDEETNRLIVKAALRRDYDVETVGSIAQAKSVMGQGDVHLVISDFILQKELGLDFIKELKSTHPDIPVILLSGYMDPVVIPELIEKGHVDYFIPKPYQMEELEAMVKVALN